Genomic segment of Mycolicibacterium sarraceniae:
CATTGAAGACGCCGGCGGGGAGTCCGGCCTCGGCCCACAGATTCGCGATCCACAGCGCGGCAGAGGGGTCCTTCTCAGAAGGCTTGAGCACCACGGTGTTTCCGGCGGCGATGGCGATGGGGAAGAACCACATCGGCACCATCGCGGGAAAATTGAACGGGCTGATGACGGCCACTGGGCCCAGCGGCTGACGGATTGAAGCGACGTCGACGTTCGTCGAGGCGTTCTCCGTCATCCCGCCCTTGAGCAGATGCGATATACCGCAAGCGAACTCGACGACTTCCTGACCGCGGCTGACTTCACCGAGGGCATCGGCGAGCACCTTGCCGTGTTCGGCGGTGATGATCGCGGCCAATTCCTCCTTGCGGGCGTTGAGCAGCTCCCTGAACGAGAAGAGGCAGGCGGTCCTTTTGGCCAGCGAGGTGTCGCGCCACGCCGGGAACGCCGCTGCCGCGGCGTCGATGACCGCGCGGGCGTCGGCGACGGCGGCCAGTGCGACCTGACCGGTGACCTGCCCGGTGGCCGGGTTCGTCACGGGGGCGGTGCGATCACTGCTGCCGGCGAAGTTCTTCCCGTCGGCCCAGTGGGCGATGGTCCGGACGCGAGTGGTGGGCGCGGTGAGAGTCATACCTGCGATTCTGCGGGCGATTCACCTACCCAACGCCGACATACTGTCAGAAATATCGCGTTCAGCAATACACTATGTAAATGCAGCTGACGCTCGCCAACATCCTCGAGCTGCCATCGATTCGCGGTGGTGAGCCGGAGGTGGTGTGCACCGGGCCGATGGACCAACCGGTGCGCTGGGTCCACGTCAGCGATCTGGCCGACCTGTCTGGCCTGCTGACCGGCGGAGAGCTGGTGCTGACCACCGGCCAGGCACTGGCCGACCCGATTCGGCGCGACGCCTATCTGCCGGGGTTGGCCGACGCCGGCGCCGCCGGCGTGGTGGTGGAGCTCGGGCTGCACATCGATTCGCTGCCGGCCTCGGTTCGAGCCATCGGGACGGCGCTGTCTCTACCGGTGATCGTCCTGCACCGGCCGGTCCGATTCATCGACGTCACCGAAGAGGTGCACCGCAGGATCGTGGCCGACCAATACGCCGAGGTGGCATACGGACAGCGGGTGCACGAGGAGTTCACCGCGCTGAGCATGCGCCGCGCCTCCGTCGACCAGATCGTCAGCGCCGCGGCCGAAATGCTCGACACCGCGGTCGTGCTCGAAGACCTCAACCGCCAGGTCCTGGCGTTCGACGGCTGGGGCATATCGGCCACGATTCTGCTGGCGGACTGGGAGCGTCGGTCGCGGCTGGCGACTGCCGGCACCTGGACGGCCTGCCCGGTCGGCCCGTATCGCGAGGAATGGGGCCGGTTGATCGCCCCGCGAATCGACGCCGACGGGCGGGCACTGATGACACTGGAACGGGCTGCCCAGGCGCTGGCCCTGCACCGGATGGTCGAGCAGAACCGCAGTTCGCTCGAACTGCGCGCCCAAAGTGGGCTCATCGATGATCTGCGCCGCGGCCGGATCACCGACGAGGCGGAGGCGACCGCGCGGGCTCACGCGCTTGGATTACGGCCCGCACTGACGTATGTGCCGGTGGCGATCCGGCTCCGGGAGAACGCCGGCCACGATCAGGTCGTGATCGCGCAGCGGCGAGTGCGGACCCTCGACGCGATCATGCACACGGTGCGCGCCGCCGGCCACACCGGCCTGGCATCCACCCGCGATGACGGGCAGATCGACCTTGCGCTGGCACCCCAGCGGACCAGCACTCTGCAGGAGGTGTGTGCAGCGATCCGCCAATCGGTCCTCCGCCTGGACGGGGTCAGCGACTGCACGATCGGGCTGGGGCCGGAGTCCAGCAGGCTCGTCGACGCGGTCGGAGGCCTGCGCGAGGCAGGCCACGTTGCCGAGGTCGCGATGTCGATGCCGTTGCGCACCTTGGCATTTCATCGCGCCTCCGACGTCCGATTGCGCGGGCTGCTCGCGCTGATCCGTACCGATCCTCGCGTGCAGGCGTTCGCCGAGACGGAACTGGCCGGGCTGCTCGCGCATCGCGCCAAACACGGCGACGAAGCCTTCGACCTGCTGCGTCGCTTCTTGGCCGTCGGCGGTAACAAGGCTGAGCTGGCCAGGACAGTGCACATGTCGCGGCCCACGCTGTATTCGCGATTGGACGCCCTGGCCCGCATCGTCGGCCTGGACCTCGACGACGCCGAGTCGCGAACCTCACTGCACGTCGCGATGCTGATCCTGAATCCGGCGGGGGAGTAGCGGTTCGCATCACGCCGGGTCGGCCGGGTCCTCGGCATCGCGGCCAGAGACCCGATCGAGAACGCCAGGCCAGTGCGGGGTACCCGTCGCCGACACCGGACGCCGCTGAGCACTTGCCCAACCCCCGCCCATACACTGAGCCACTGTGGGCATTCTCGTTGGCTTCGCGCCGTGGATCGTCTATTGGGTACTAGTCGGCAACGTGCCGTTCGAGACGGCGGTGCTGGTCGCCCTCGGTATCGCGGTCATCGGGCTGATTATCGGCCGCGCCAAGAAAGCGCCGGGCCTGACCTTTGAAATCGGTTCTGTCGCAACATTATCCGTGCTGGCGATCCTGACTTTCGTCACCGATCAGTCGTTCAAGGAGCAATGGATGCAACCGCTGAGCAACGCGGGCATACTTTTGATCGCGTTGGTGGGCGCGCTGATCGGCAGACCGTTCGTGCGCGAGTTCGCCGCGGCTGGCCGGCCCGATGACATCGTCACGAGCGCGCTCTTCAAACGGATCACCACGCTGCTGACCTGGATCTGGGTCGCCGCGTTCGCCGGTATGACGGTGTCCTCGGTGATCCCGCCCATCGTGCAGGGTGACGCGACGATCCTCGACACCAAGACCCCGCTGTCATTCGTCTGCTACTGGGTCATTCCGTTCGCCTTCATGGGCCTGGCGGCGCTGGCGTCGCGCATCCTGCCCGACAAGATGACGCTGAGCGATGGTGGAGTACGCGAGACATCGTTCGTCGCGTACAGCGAGGCCGCCATCGATGAGCTGTATTACCTAGCCCAGGAGCACGCCAACCGCGAAGTGGGTGCCGGTAAAGAGGCCTACGACGTGAAGGTCGGCGGCATGGGGATGGCTCTCACCGGCGATGATTCCCGCAAGTCGTGGTCATCCACCTATCGGGTGCGGGACCGGCGGCGCTAACGACCCCGGCATCGGTTGCTCGAGCCCGTGGCTGATCACAACCAAACGGGCAAGGATGCACACCACTTCGGACTCTGTTACATCACGGTTTGACTAAAAGCCCTGGTCGGCTTCGAAGGCTGGTCAGCGACTGTCCGCTGTTTGCTGTAGAAGTTACAGAAGTGACCTCTGTGAACAGAATGGGGTTTTTGCCCAGAGGTGTCCTGAAAGGTGGAAATGAAG
This window contains:
- a CDS encoding PucR family transcriptional regulator gives rise to the protein MQLTLANILELPSIRGGEPEVVCTGPMDQPVRWVHVSDLADLSGLLTGGELVLTTGQALADPIRRDAYLPGLADAGAAGVVVELGLHIDSLPASVRAIGTALSLPVIVLHRPVRFIDVTEEVHRRIVADQYAEVAYGQRVHEEFTALSMRRASVDQIVSAAAEMLDTAVVLEDLNRQVLAFDGWGISATILLADWERRSRLATAGTWTACPVGPYREEWGRLIAPRIDADGRALMTLERAAQALALHRMVEQNRSSLELRAQSGLIDDLRRGRITDEAEATARAHALGLRPALTYVPVAIRLRENAGHDQVVIAQRRVRTLDAIMHTVRAAGHTGLASTRDDGQIDLALAPQRTSTLQEVCAAIRQSVLRLDGVSDCTIGLGPESSRLVDAVGGLREAGHVAEVAMSMPLRTLAFHRASDVRLRGLLALIRTDPRVQAFAETELAGLLAHRAKHGDEAFDLLRRFLAVGGNKAELARTVHMSRPTLYSRLDALARIVGLDLDDAESRTSLHVAMLILNPAGE